A single Pseudodesulfovibrio aespoeensis Aspo-2 DNA region contains:
- a CDS encoding ABC transporter ATP-binding protein: MTIRTDAVPPLAETWKRMQLASGDQVGALRTCMLFSILSAVAQGLGFACFYPLLGNLLATPSDWDTVCLWAGALAVCAVLDTAFVWMSRRFDYTGCIAEVTHQLRIRLGEQLRRMPLENLYDRRTGELSAVLTGNVDEVVTPMGILSSAFLTILITPAVSVAATALVDWRLALAMAAVFPLALPLYYWRRRSSGRSMRTLAAAHARTNSEMIEYVQGLPVLRATNQVGGRFERLRAALAHLQEVQKEAQLRAVWPGVLFSSLVQIGIIVALSLGVWFILAGTLDVAVLVALLIVVVRFSEPLALIYGLSPVFDYMEAGFEQLEKLFSVRPLPVPESAKTPQRFDVAFEGVRFRYADTDVDVLQEVSFRLPERSLTALVGPSGSGKTTITKLIMRYADPQAGHVRIGGVDVRDMEPRALMGCVSVVFQDVYLFDDTIHANILMGRPGATDAEVETAARAAHCHEFITRLPDGYRTRVGDIGGCLSGGERQRISIARAILKDAPIVMLDEPTAALDTESEVAVQQAIDTLVRDKTVVVIAHRLSTIVGADTILVIDDGKLVQQGGHAELLAQAGRYRSMWEAQQGVKDWHFVKAAKAR; encoded by the coding sequence ATGACTATAAGAACTGACGCGGTGCCGCCGTTGGCCGAAACGTGGAAAAGGATGCAACTGGCCAGCGGGGACCAGGTGGGGGCGCTGCGGACGTGCATGCTCTTCTCCATCCTGTCCGCCGTGGCCCAGGGGCTGGGCTTCGCCTGCTTCTATCCGCTGCTGGGGAATCTTCTGGCCACGCCCTCGGACTGGGACACGGTCTGCCTTTGGGCGGGCGCGCTGGCCGTGTGCGCCGTGCTCGACACGGCCTTTGTCTGGATGTCCCGCCGTTTCGACTACACCGGCTGCATTGCCGAAGTGACCCACCAACTGCGGATCAGGCTGGGCGAGCAGCTTCGCCGGATGCCCCTGGAGAATCTCTACGACAGGCGCACAGGGGAGCTCTCCGCCGTGCTGACCGGCAACGTTGACGAGGTGGTCACGCCCATGGGGATTCTCTCCTCGGCCTTCCTGACCATCCTTATCACCCCGGCGGTGTCGGTGGCGGCCACGGCGCTGGTGGACTGGCGGCTGGCCCTGGCCATGGCCGCGGTCTTCCCGCTGGCCCTGCCGCTCTATTATTGGCGGCGTCGCAGCTCGGGCCGGTCCATGCGCACCCTTGCGGCGGCCCACGCCAGAACCAACTCCGAGATGATCGAATATGTCCAGGGGCTGCCTGTGCTCAGGGCCACCAACCAGGTGGGCGGGCGGTTCGAGCGGCTGCGGGCCGCCCTGGCGCATCTGCAAGAGGTCCAGAAAGAGGCGCAGCTGCGGGCCGTGTGGCCGGGCGTGCTTTTCTCCTCCCTGGTCCAGATCGGGATCATCGTGGCCCTCTCCCTTGGCGTGTGGTTCATCCTGGCCGGGACGCTGGACGTGGCCGTGCTGGTGGCGCTGCTCATCGTGGTCGTGCGTTTCAGCGAGCCTCTGGCACTGATCTACGGGCTCAGTCCGGTGTTCGACTACATGGAGGCAGGCTTCGAGCAACTGGAAAAGCTGTTTTCCGTGAGACCCCTGCCCGTGCCTGAATCCGCCAAGACCCCGCAGCGGTTCGATGTGGCCTTTGAGGGAGTCCGGTTCCGGTATGCCGACACCGACGTGGACGTGCTGCAAGAGGTGAGCTTCAGGCTGCCCGAACGCTCCCTCACCGCACTGGTCGGGCCGTCGGGTTCCGGCAAGACCACCATCACCAAGCTGATCATGCGCTACGCCGACCCCCAGGCGGGGCATGTCCGCATCGGCGGGGTGGACGTGCGGGACATGGAACCCAGGGCGCTGATGGGCTGCGTTTCCGTGGTGTTTCAGGATGTCTACCTGTTTGACGACACCATCCACGCCAACATCCTCATGGGTCGGCCCGGAGCCACCGACGCCGAGGTGGAGACCGCGGCCAGGGCCGCGCACTGCCACGAATTTATCACCCGACTGCCCGACGGCTACCGGACACGGGTCGGCGATATCGGCGGCTGCCTGTCCGGCGGCGAGCGTCAGCGCATCAGCATCGCACGGGCCATTCTCAAGGATGCCCCCATCGTCATGCTGGACGAGCCCACGGCCGCCCTGGACACCGAGAGCGAGGTAGCGGTGCAGCAGGCCATCGACACGCTGGTGCGGGACAAGACCGTGGTTGTCATCGCGCATCGGCTTTCAACCATTGTCGGTGCCGACACCATCCTGGTCATTGATGATGGAAAGCTCGTCCAGCAGGGCGGGCACGCCGAACTGCTGGCTCAGGCCGGACGGTATCGCAGCATGTGGGAGGCGCAGCAGGGCGTCAAGGACTGGCACTTTGTCAAGGCGGCCAAGGCCCGATAG
- a CDS encoding TonB-dependent receptor, translated as MKQISTRSATGRPAGLPSRLAVLALPVLALFLLCGGALAAESETRQEGAVTLEAVKVTANKMEEDPMDVPQNITVISEMDIEEKGMKDITDIIKTVPGMSCSPDHGVAVNFRGLNASMFTNNNPVALYVDGVGQSSRYGFDTSLVNVQRVEVLHGAQSTLWGKDAMGAVINVVTKDPTNTWDGKVGGEYGSWQYGKGMASLNGPLVEDNLFFGFGAQYQRDQGWIKNDYPGTEKDANRQRQMRGNSYLLWTPEGNQDLKVRLSVRHDEDKRYWGDMYNMGAGKTLSSFSASDAKHVSYEVDTWTKTTDDVQSVKVDNEFKRFNLESITAHKTQKIKGVWDGDHADIAANLGLRMFDENHSETWSQEFRFSSPETKGFRWTGGVYADSERRTQGPYGQQMISGGIPYDYDARSKAHSDTMATFGQAMVPLWERFELTLGGRAQRINKGMDMTFNQTDLSTGTLVYSYHMRGDKTENALLPKAALTYDFNDNWATYVSYSHGYMPGGFNYFAMAGSADENSFKPEKSINYEWGIKAGHDSFRMSADVFYMDIKDIHVYKVVGGMFVTDNAKKAHSTGAEFQATYLPWETVELSASASVIRARYDDYDTGSQQFKGYRIEQTPDYSIMLGAAYHDPSGFYARVDGRHYGIRTFYNGTSMDFTTADPYSVVDGRIGYRVDGFDVYAYMKNMFNEGYVTAYRANSLMTIAGVGEPRNMGVGVLYSF; from the coding sequence ATGAAACAGATATCGACTCGCTCCGCCACAGGGCGACCCGCTGGCCTGCCTTCGCGGCTGGCGGTCCTGGCCTTGCCGGTACTCGCCTTGTTCCTGTTGTGCGGGGGCGCGCTGGCGGCAGAGAGCGAAACGCGGCAGGAGGGCGCGGTCACGCTGGAGGCGGTCAAGGTCACGGCCAACAAGATGGAGGAAGACCCCATGGACGTGCCTCAGAACATCACCGTGATCAGCGAAATGGACATTGAGGAAAAGGGGATGAAGGACATCACGGATATCATCAAGACCGTTCCGGGCATGTCGTGCTCTCCGGACCACGGCGTAGCGGTCAACTTTCGCGGTCTGAACGCCTCGATGTTCACCAACAACAACCCCGTGGCTCTGTATGTCGACGGCGTGGGGCAAAGCTCCCGCTACGGATTCGACACCTCCCTGGTCAATGTGCAGCGCGTGGAGGTGCTGCACGGCGCGCAGTCGACCCTGTGGGGCAAGGACGCCATGGGTGCGGTCATCAACGTCGTCACCAAGGATCCCACCAACACCTGGGATGGCAAGGTCGGCGGCGAGTACGGCAGCTGGCAGTATGGCAAGGGCATGGCCAGCCTCAACGGCCCCCTGGTTGAGGACAACCTGTTTTTCGGCTTCGGAGCCCAGTATCAGCGGGACCAGGGTTGGATCAAGAACGACTACCCCGGCACGGAGAAGGACGCCAACCGCCAGCGGCAGATGCGCGGCAACAGCTACCTGCTCTGGACGCCCGAAGGCAACCAGGATTTGAAGGTGCGCCTCTCTGTGCGTCATGACGAAGACAAGCGTTACTGGGGCGACATGTACAACATGGGCGCTGGCAAGACCCTGTCCTCGTTCAGCGCTTCCGATGCCAAGCACGTCAGCTATGAAGTGGACACCTGGACCAAGACCACTGATGATGTCCAAAGTGTGAAGGTTGACAATGAATTCAAAAGGTTCAACCTCGAATCCATCACCGCGCACAAGACCCAGAAGATTAAAGGCGTCTGGGACGGGGATCACGCCGATATCGCCGCCAACCTGGGGTTGAGAATGTTCGATGAGAACCACTCGGAGACCTGGTCCCAGGAGTTCCGGTTCTCCAGCCCCGAAACCAAAGGATTCCGGTGGACGGGCGGTGTGTATGCCGACTCCGAGCGGCGCACCCAGGGGCCTTACGGCCAGCAGATGATCTCCGGTGGCATTCCCTATGACTACGATGCCCGCTCCAAGGCGCACAGCGATACCATGGCGACCTTCGGCCAGGCCATGGTCCCGTTGTGGGAGCGTTTCGAGCTGACGCTGGGCGGCAGGGCCCAGCGCATCAACAAGGGCATGGACATGACCTTCAACCAGACCGATCTCTCCACCGGGACGCTGGTGTATTCCTATCACATGAGGGGAGACAAGACCGAGAACGCCCTGCTGCCCAAGGCCGCGCTGACCTACGACTTCAATGACAACTGGGCCACCTATGTGTCCTACTCGCACGGATACATGCCCGGCGGATTCAACTACTTCGCCATGGCAGGCTCGGCGGACGAAAACTCCTTCAAGCCGGAGAAATCCATCAACTACGAGTGGGGTATCAAGGCCGGGCATGATTCGTTCCGTATGTCTGCGGATGTCTTTTACATGGATATCAAGGATATCCATGTCTACAAGGTGGTGGGCGGCATGTTCGTCACGGACAACGCCAAGAAGGCGCACTCCACGGGAGCCGAATTCCAGGCCACCTATCTGCCCTGGGAGACGGTGGAGTTGAGCGCCTCGGCCAGCGTGATCCGGGCCAGGTACGACGATTACGACACCGGCTCGCAGCAATTCAAGGGCTATCGGATCGAGCAAACTCCCGATTATTCCATTATGCTTGGTGCCGCCTACCATGATCCCAGTGGCTTCTATGCTCGGGTGGATGGCCGCCACTATGGCATTCGGACATTCTACAACGGGACCTCCATGGACTTCACCACAGCCGACCCGTACTCCGTGGTCGACGGCAGGATCGGCTACCGCGTTGATGGCTTTGATGTCTATGCCTACATGAAGAACATGTTCAACGAAGGCTATGTCACTGCGTATCGCGCCAACAGCCTGATGACCATCGCCGGCGTCGGGGAACCCCGGAACATGGGCGTCGGCGTGCTCTACAGCTTCTGA
- a CDS encoding DUF4198 domain-containing protein has translation MKKLLFVLFCLVFGTAVSAQAHSVWINNFVSEAHQPPHSIVSIGWGHAMPMDDIPNSPNGRILLESFQVIDPDLNRTDLRTPAADESKPSQVTANFDVFPGDLAVQKVALKKESKPGVYQFSAVSVPTFYTQYLDKGGRQRIALKPRDQVKDIDKLLMSVKFQAFAKSYMTVGGQWTQPKPLGHGLEITPVTDLSNLRVGDLVQVEVLFNGEPLSVTAKSVDYITAYSAGFGQSDHFSLQSYIMQGKAQFRVQCAGQWMVSVNHKEDVTSDGPMKELSGKADQVYHGASLTFTVK, from the coding sequence ATGAAAAAGCTACTTTTTGTCCTCTTCTGCCTGGTCTTTGGTACAGCGGTCAGCGCGCAGGCGCATTCGGTCTGGATCAACAACTTTGTGTCCGAGGCGCACCAGCCGCCCCATTCCATTGTCTCCATCGGCTGGGGGCATGCCATGCCCATGGACGACATCCCCAACTCCCCCAACGGGCGCATCCTGCTGGAGAGCTTCCAGGTGATCGATCCGGACCTGAACCGGACCGACTTGCGCACGCCTGCCGCGGACGAGAGCAAGCCGTCGCAGGTCACGGCCAATTTTGACGTCTTCCCCGGTGATCTGGCCGTGCAGAAGGTCGCGCTGAAGAAAGAGAGCAAGCCCGGCGTATACCAATTCAGCGCGGTTTCCGTGCCCACCTTCTACACGCAGTATCTGGACAAGGGCGGTCGCCAGCGTATCGCCCTCAAGCCCCGCGACCAGGTCAAGGACATCGACAAGCTACTCATGTCGGTCAAGTTCCAGGCCTTTGCCAAGTCCTATATGACCGTGGGTGGCCAGTGGACCCAGCCCAAGCCCCTCGGGCACGGCCTGGAGATCACTCCGGTCACGGACCTGAGCAACCTTCGCGTGGGTGACCTGGTCCAGGTGGAGGTGCTGTTCAACGGCGAACCTCTGAGCGTCACGGCCAAGAGCGTTGACTACATCACGGCCTACAGCGCCGGGTTTGGTCAGAGCGATCATTTCTCCCTGCAATCCTACATCATGCAGGGCAAGGCCCAGTTCCGCGTGCAGTGCGCCGGGCAGTGGATGGTCAGCGTCAACCACAAGGAAGACGTGACCAGCGACGGCCCCATGAAGGAACTCTCCGGCAAGGCGGACCAAGTGTACCACGGCGCGAGCCTGACCTTCACCGTCAAGTAG
- a CDS encoding outer membrane lipoprotein-sorting protein: MSRYALPILALMLAIVAVPALAGDLSVDLPGTDIMTLVHDRPDGDDRSSVIIMTLLNKRGSKRVREVKSYSKDFGKDKQSIMVFLEPADVRKTAYLSWEYDEPGREDDKWLYMPAMRKTRRISGASRNEYFMGTDFTYDDMGKRRVDEDTHRLLGEESVDGLDCWKVECVPVDSEDMYTRRVVWVRKDACVVIKAEYYDKDGLLKIFRVLDVRNQDGIWTVFRSEMENVVREHRTVMETTTIAYDTGLEDSLFRVATIERGWMQ; the protein is encoded by the coding sequence ATGTCGAGATACGCACTCCCGATTCTGGCCTTGATGCTGGCTATTGTCGCGGTTCCGGCCCTGGCCGGGGATCTTTCTGTGGACCTGCCCGGCACGGACATCATGACCCTGGTGCACGACCGGCCCGACGGCGATGATCGGTCCTCGGTCATCATCATGACCCTGCTCAACAAGCGGGGCAGCAAGCGCGTGCGCGAAGTGAAGAGTTATTCCAAGGACTTCGGCAAGGACAAGCAGTCGATCATGGTGTTTCTTGAGCCAGCCGATGTCCGGAAGACGGCCTACCTTTCCTGGGAGTACGACGAGCCGGGCAGAGAGGATGACAAATGGCTGTACATGCCTGCAATGCGCAAGACCCGGCGCATCAGCGGGGCGTCCAGGAACGAGTATTTCATGGGCACGGACTTCACCTACGACGACATGGGCAAGCGCCGCGTGGACGAGGACACCCACCGGCTGCTGGGAGAGGAGTCCGTAGACGGGCTTGATTGCTGGAAGGTCGAGTGCGTCCCCGTGGACTCGGAGGACATGTACACCCGCCGGGTCGTCTGGGTGCGCAAGGACGCCTGCGTGGTGATCAAGGCCGAGTATTACGACAAGGACGGGTTATTGAAGATATTCAGGGTGTTGGACGTACGCAACCAGGACGGAATCTGGACGGTGTTCCGCTCCGAGATGGAAAACGTGGTTCGCGAACATCGGACCGTCATGGAAACCACGACCATCGCCTATGACACCGGACTTGAAGACAGCCTGTTCCGCGTTGCCACCATTGAACGGGGATGGATGCAGTAG
- a CDS encoding DUF1302 family protein — MGRLFAAVVLIILLAGAEAMAAEVPEWLERVALSGWIEGVQSAAVKAPHDPVTSRARMRLIAEADWDAVYANVSVDAEKNWKIDGQKALSLHEGWLEHVGQGWDVRLGRQTIIWGRADGVQITDVICPPDYTESITRDLDEIRIPVEAAKVRLLGSSMDLEMIWIPVFQSATLPGRDNPWGSETSWPAGMTVVQNDTKKPDLSLGNSEVAMKLAAYRSGYDMSASVFYTWDDFAANHRTVSTVGPSSVEFSPRYHRMTVLGLDFARPWSDFVFRFETAGYLGRYFETRQLAIDPKRKNSVKWLGGMDWTPGGDWSVIAQLYGEHLLNHESCLVAERDEVSTTLHVSKKVLRQTLTLSGMVYYSVNDQDTFFRAKADYEWSDGLHFLVGADLFNGRHSGSYGRYEDNSQLWVKVKYSF; from the coding sequence ATGGGACGCCTGTTTGCTGCCGTTGTGCTGATCATCCTGCTGGCTGGCGCGGAAGCCATGGCGGCGGAGGTTCCGGAGTGGCTTGAGCGCGTGGCCTTATCCGGGTGGATCGAGGGGGTCCAGTCAGCTGCGGTGAAGGCTCCCCACGACCCGGTGACCTCGCGGGCGCGGATGCGCCTGATAGCCGAGGCGGATTGGGACGCCGTGTACGCCAATGTGTCGGTGGACGCCGAGAAGAACTGGAAGATCGATGGGCAAAAGGCCCTGAGCCTGCACGAGGGCTGGCTGGAGCACGTCGGGCAGGGGTGGGATGTGCGGCTGGGGCGGCAGACCATCATCTGGGGCAGGGCGGACGGTGTGCAGATCACGGACGTGATCTGCCCGCCGGACTATACCGAGTCCATCACCAGAGACCTGGACGAGATCCGCATTCCGGTGGAGGCGGCCAAGGTGCGCCTGCTCGGCTCGTCCATGGACCTGGAGATGATCTGGATTCCCGTGTTTCAGTCCGCGACGCTGCCTGGCAGGGACAACCCCTGGGGCAGCGAGACCTCCTGGCCGGCCGGAATGACCGTGGTCCAGAACGACACGAAGAAGCCGGACCTGTCTCTGGGCAACAGCGAGGTGGCCATGAAGCTCGCGGCCTACCGATCAGGGTACGACATGTCCGCGTCCGTGTTTTACACCTGGGACGACTTCGCGGCCAACCACCGCACCGTGTCCACCGTGGGGCCGTCCTCGGTCGAGTTTTCGCCCCGCTACCACCGGATGACAGTGCTGGGTCTGGACTTCGCTCGCCCCTGGTCGGATTTTGTCTTTCGCTTCGAGACCGCGGGCTACCTGGGCAGATACTTTGAAACCCGGCAACTGGCCATCGACCCCAAGCGGAAGAATTCGGTGAAGTGGCTGGGAGGCATGGACTGGACGCCGGGCGGGGACTGGTCGGTAATCGCGCAGCTCTACGGGGAGCATCTGCTCAACCACGAGTCCTGCCTGGTGGCCGAGCGGGACGAGGTTTCCACCACGCTGCACGTTTCGAAAAAGGTTCTGCGCCAGACCCTGACCCTGTCCGGCATGGTCTACTACAGCGTGAACGACCAGGACACCTTCTTTCGGGCCAAGGCGGACTATGAGTGGTCTGACGGGCTTCATTTCCTGGTCGGGGCCGATTTGTTCAACGGGCGGCACAGCGGCAGCTACGGTCGGTATGAGGACAACTCCCAGCTGTGGGTGAAGGTCAAATACAGTTTCTAA